TGACGGTTCGTATCAGGTTACCTACTCCGGGACAGGGACGACTACCATAACCTCCGTGGGAACGTTTAATAACTCTTCACGAACAGTAAGTATGAACGTTAATGTTCGTCGGATACCTAATATAAACGGTGCTGCGACAGTGTATAGTGATGTTGGAACAACGGGTAATATTACGATTGATGGTAGAGATCATGACATAACAGGTGCTTTAACAGGTGATCCCGGAACCTATGGGTTAAGTACGTCCGGAGAGTTTAATCAACAAGGCAGTTCTCAACTTGGCGGGAGCGGTATAGCCCCTGCAAGTCCTGCTGAAGAAGGCTCATATGATGAAGATCCTCTCATAATAGATGAGGTTGACCTAAACAATGATGAAATTATTGACCCGTGGGAAATATTAAATGTATCTGAAGACTGGTATACAGATAATATTCAAGAGACGCTTATAGAACCAACAAACTTTTCTGGCATGTACCGGTACGATCCGCCAGGGGGGACGTGGACTGGCATTAACCTTGGAGTATCTTCCGGGCTTTTAATTGTGCATAATGACACCTATACTGCAACCATGAAAAATATTACTGGTATCTTTGTGGGTTTGATAATAGCCGATCAGGTAACGCATGTTACCGGGAGTGCTATGATTATTGGGGCGATTGTTACACTTAATCAGACGGGTAATTTTTTCGGCATGGGAGATGCTTATATCGGATACAGTTCTGAGGCATTGAGTAATGTCGGAGATTTATTAGAAGATGGGGGAGCGGATTTAGACGCATGGACTACGTCAGTCTCTGTTCAAACAGGAAGCTGGAGTGAATTATAATATATATCTGTTATTTATGGGTAAGGTGCATAAACACTTTTTACAAAGAGATCGGGCATGAAAATAATTTTAATAATATGTTTTTCGGCATTGGTAATTTTCCAATTTAGCATAAATGTTTATGCAGATGCTATTGATCAGCATGCGCTAAATAAGCTTAAGGACAAGTACAAGAAAATGTTCCCGGATGCCAGTTTTGAAAATGCGAAATCTGAGGTCTTGAAGATTAGAAAGATAACTGCGAAGGAAAAATTGCAGATGAAAGAGGCAATTACGGGTTTGCGTGCTGTAATTCACAAATATCCGGAGAAAAAGGCATGGTGCGCGATGCTGCAGTGCCAAGTTGCAGACATACATAAGGATTTGAGCAAATATGAGCAGGCGCTGAAGGAATATCAGACGGTTTTAGATGAATATGCTGATCAGAAAAGTGCCTGTGAGAGCGCCCGAGAAGGGATGGCTGCGTGCAAGACATTGATGGAGAAAGCTGAAATATCTGGAAAAGAATCCGAAGAGAAAGCTGAAATATCCGAAGATAACGAGAAAATTTTTCCAAAGGAAGAAAAGGTTGTCTATGATGAGCCAAAACATATTATATATCTTAATAACGGCCGCGAAATTCGAGGGGATATCATCAGCGAAACAGGTGATACGATAACCATTGGTTTTTCCGGTAACACCATAGTATTTGAGAAAACCGAAATTAAGACCATTAAAGAGATCAAAAGAGAATAGTGACTATATGCACAAATTACATATAAAAACCGGTCCCCGAAAGAATTCTGTTTTGGAGTTGTATTCAAAGAGGGTGTCTATTGGGCGCGGAAAAGATAACATAATTATTCTTCCTGATGAGTCTGTGTCGCGGTTTCATGCCGAAATAGTCTGGAAAAAAGATGTGTTTGTCATTAAAGACCTAAAGAGTACCAATGGTGTTTTCGTAAATGGTGAAAGAGTGACCGAACAGGCGCTTGATTTGAACGATGAAATCCGGATCGGAGAAACAATTATAGAATATGTTGCCGAGCTCACCTCTCAAAAAGAGGAACATAAG
This is a stretch of genomic DNA from Candidatus Ancaeobacter aquaticus. It encodes these proteins:
- a CDS encoding pilus assembly PilX N-terminal domain-containing protein, with amino-acid sequence MKSARLYRGSALVGGALFVLIMSFIVGNYMIFVSSGSMQVKNINDTVKVFYIAEAGLQRNIYELKNGGSSPVSDSLGDGSYQVTYSGTGTTTITSVGTFNNSSRTVSMNVNVRRIPNINGAATVYSDVGTTGNITIDGRDHDITGALTGDPGTYGLSTSGEFNQQGSSQLGGSGIAPASPAEEGSYDEDPLIIDEVDLNNDEIIDPWEILNVSEDWYTDNIQETLIEPTNFSGMYRYDPPGGTWTGINLGVSSGLLIVHNDTYTATMKNITGIFVGLIIADQVTHVTGSAMIIGAIVTLNQTGNFFGMGDAYIGYSSEALSNVGDLLEDGGADLDAWTTSVSVQTGSWSEL